In Enterobacteriaceae endosymbiont of Plateumaris rustica, the genomic window TTAAAGGGTGGTATTTCAAGGTTGACTCAATATTAACTAGCGTCAATATTTCATAGTCTCCCACCTATCCTACACATCAATATTCAATATTCAGTATCAAGCTATAGTAAAGGTTCACGGGGTCTTTCCGTCTTGCCGCGGGTACACTGCATCTTCACAGCAATTTCAATTTCACTGAGTCTCGGGTGGAGACAGTCTGACCATCATTACGCCATTCGTGCAGGTCGGAACTTACCCGACAAGGAATTTCGCTACCTTAGGACCGTTATAGTTACGGCCGCCGTTTACCGGGGCTTCGATCAAAAGCTTTTCGTAAAACGATAACTTCATCAATTAACCTTCCGGCACCGGGCAGGCGTCACACCGTATACGTCCACTTTCGTGTTTGCACAGTGCTGTGTTTTTAATAAACAGTTGCAGTCAGCTGTTATCTTAGACTGATTTCAGCTTTAAAAGTAAATTTTATTACTTACATATCAGTGTGCCTTCTTCCGAAGTTACGGCACTATTTTGCCTAGTTCCTTCACCCGAGTTCTCTCAAGCGCCTTAGTATTCTCTACCTGACCACCTGTGTCGGTTTAGAGTACGATTTTATGTTATCTGAAGCTTAGAGGATTTTCTTGTAAGCATGGTATTAATTACTTCAGTACAATAAAGTACCTCGTCATTACGTCTTAATGTTTATTATTAATTATCCGGATTTTCCTAGATAATTCATCTACACGCTTAAACCAAGACAACCATCACCTGGCTAATCTAACCTTCTTCGTCCCCCCTTAGCAATAACATTAAGTACAGGAATATTAACCTGTTTTCCATCGACTACGCTTTTCAGCCTCATCTTAGGTGTCGACTTACCCTGCCTCGATTACCGTTGGACAGGAACCCTTAGTCTTTCGGCGAATAGGTTTTTCACCTATTTTATCGTTACTCATGTCAGCATTCGCACTTCTGATATCTCCAATAAATTTTACAATTTATCTTCAATGACTTACAGAACGCTCCCCTACCCAATAAATATAAAATTTATTGTCGCAGCTTCGGTGTATAATTTAGCCCCGTTACATCTTCCGCGCAGAAAAACTAGACTAGTGAGCTATTACGCTTTCTTTAAATGATGGCTGCTTCTAAGCCAACATCCTAGCTGTTTATGCTTTTCCACATCGTTTCCCACTTAATTATAACTTAGGGACCTTAGCTGGCGATCTGGGTTGTTTCCCTCTCCACAACGGACGTTAGCACCCGCTGTGTGTCTCCCGTGATAACATTATTCGGTATTTGAAGTTTGCATCGGATTGGTAAGTCTGGATGACTCCCTAACCGAAACAGAGCTCTACCCCCGAATATGAATAACACGAGGCGCTACCTAAATAGCTTTCGGGGAGAACCAGCTATCTCCCGGTTTGATTGGCCTTTCACCCCTAACCACAAGTCATCCGCTAATTTTTCAACATTAGTCAGTTCGGTCCTCCAGTTAGTANNNNNNNNNNNNNNNNNNNNNNNNNNNNNNNNNNNNNNNNNNNNNNNNNNNNNNNNNNNNNNNNNNNNNNNNNNNNNNNNNNNNNNNNNNNNNNNGAGTGTACTTATAGTAAAGGAGGTGATCCAACCACAGGTTCCCCTACGGTTACCTTGTTACGACTTCACCCCAGTTATGAATCACAAAGTGGTAAGCGCCCTCCATAAAAAAGGTTAAGCAACTTACTTCTTTTACAACTCACTTCCATGGTGTGACGGGCGGTGTGTACAAGGCCCGGGAACGTATTCACCGTAGCGTTCTGATCTACGATTACTAGCGATTCCGACTTCATGGAGTCGAGTTGCAGACTCCAATCCGAACTACGATATATTTTGTGAGATCCGCTTACTCTCGCGAGGATGCTTCCCTTTGTATATACCATTGTAGCACGTGTGTAGCCCTGGTCGTAAGGGCCATGATGACTTGACGTCGTCCCCACCTTCCTCCGGCTTATCACCAGCAGTTTCCTTTGAGTTCCCGGCCGAACCGTTGGCAACAAAGGACAAGGGTTGCGCTCGTTGCGGGACTTAACCCAACATTTCACAACACGAGCTGACGACAGCCATGCAGCACCTGTCTCATGGTTCCCGAAGGCACTAAAGTATCTCTACTAAATTCCATGGATGTCAAGACCAGGTAAGGTTTTTCGCGTTGCATCGAATTAAACCACATGCTCCACCGCTTGTGCGGGCCCCCGTCAATTCATTTGAGTTTTAACCTTGCGGTCGTACTCCCCAGGCGGTCGACTTAACGCGTTAGCTACGAAAGCTACAAGTCAAGCTTACAACCTTCAAGTCGACATCGTTTACAGCATGGACTACCAGGGTATCTAATCCTGTTTGCTACCCATGCTTTCGCACCTGAGCGTCAGTATTCGTCCAGGGGGCCGCCTTCGCCACTGGTATTCCTCCAGATATCTACGCATTTCACCGCTACACCTGGAATTCTACCCCCCTCTACGAAACTCAAGTATATTAGTTTCAAATGCAATTCCTAAGTTGAGCTCAGGGATTTCACATCTGACTTAATATACCGCCTACGTGCTCTTTACGCCCAGTAATTCCGATTAACGCTTGCACCCTCCGTATTACCGCGGCTGCTGGCACGGAGTTAGCCGGTGCTTCTTTTACAAGTAACGTCAGTAATAAAGTTTATTAAACTTTATTATTTCTTTCTTGTTGAAAGTACTTTACAACCCTAAGGCCTTCTTCATACACGCGGCATAGCTGCATCAGGCTTTCGCCCATTGTGCAATATTCCCCACTGCTGCCTCCCGTAGGAGTCTGGACCGTATCTCAGTTCCAGTGTGGCTGATTATCCTCTCAGACCAGCTAGAGATCGTAGCCTAGGTAGGCTTTTACCCTACCTACTAGCTAATCTCGTCTGGGTTCATTTAATGGCATGAGGTTTCACAATAACAATGAAAATATTATAAAATCCCCCACTTTTGATCTTACGATATTATGCGGTATTAGCTATCGTTTCCAATAGTTATCCCACTCCATTAGGTAGATCCCCAGATATTACTCACCCGTCCGCCGCTCGCCGACAATAAATAGTAAACTATTCATTTCGATGCCGCTCGACTTGCATGTGTTAAGCTTGCCGCCAGCGTTCAATCTGAGCCATGATCAAACTCTTAAATTAAAATATAAAAATTAAATAAAACAAAAAAGTTAAATTTAATTTTTATTAAACATAAAATTATAAATTGACAAAACTCTTATAAAAGAGTGCCCTTAAAAATTTTTTTATATATTGTTAAAGAACTTTATTAATATAAAACATTAATTTTTATCTTACATATAAATAAAAAAGAGTCAAGAATTTTTTATGAAATTAATAATAATTTTAAATAATTTAACTATATTTTAATTTTTTTAAAAAAATTAAATCCTTGATTAATTAGATATCTTTTTATCTTTTTAATTTTTATTGTATATTTTGTATATAAAATAATATTTTTTTGTAAATTAAATAAAAATTTATAATTTACCATAATTTTTTTCATTTCAGATATTATATAAGTATTAGAATTTAAAAATTTAATGTTTTTTGGTAAAATTTGTTTTAATTCATCAATTATTAAAGAAAAATGAGTACAACCTAATACTATTGTATCAGGAAATTTTTTTAATTTATACCAAGGTTTAAAAATTTTTTTAATTTGTTTTAAAGATATATTTAAACCTTGTATTTTTTCTTCTGCTAAAAAAACTAATTTTTTAGATGATAAAAATTCTATGATATAATTTTTTTGAAAATATTTAATTTCTTTTTTTATATAATAATTTTCTAATGTTGTTTTTGTAGCAATAATACCAATTACACCATTATTTGTTGTGTTAATAGAGTCTTTTATAACTGGAGTAATTCCTATTATTGGAAAAGAAAAATATTTTTGTATCATAGGAAAACTTGATACACTAGCTGTATTACATGCTATTATAACTAATGAAATATGATAATGAAATGAAATTTTTTTTAATATTTTTATACAACGTTTATAAATAAAATTTTTTGATTTTATACCATAAGGAAAAAATTTATTATCTAATAAATAAATAAAATTTATTTTAGGAAAAAATTTTTTAATTTGATTATATATTGATATTCCTCCGACACCTGAATCAAAAATAAAAATTGTAATATTATTTTGTAATAATATTTTATTCATAACAAAATTCCTTTTTTTATAAATTTTAATTTAAATAAAAAAATTATAATTAAATTAATTATATTAAAAAATTTTTTTTATTTAAATAATTATATATTTATTTTATTATTAAATAATATAATTTTATAGATTAAAATAATGAAAAATCCAATTTATTTAGATTACGCATCTACTACACCAGTAGATAAAAGAGTTTTAAAAAAAATGATGAAATATCTTTCTATAGATGGAGTTTTTGGTAATCCTGCTTCTAATTTACATATATTTGGATGGGATGCTGAAGAAGCTGTTAGTATTGCCAGAAAAAATATAGCTAAATGTATAGGCTGTAATAGTAATGAAATTATATTTACATCTACAGCAAGTGAATCTATTAATATAGCTATAAAATCTACAATGAATTATTTTCAAAAAAATAAAAAACATATTATTACCTCTACAATAGAACATAAATCTGTAATAGAAACATGTATTTATTTAGAAAAAATAGGATTTCGTGTTACATATTTAAAACCATCTAAAAATGGTTTAATAGATTTAAATAAATTAAAAAAAGCAATTAATAAAACAACAATTTTAGTTTCTATTATGCATATAAATAATGAAATAGGAGTTATTCAAAATATATCAAAAATAGGTAAAATATGTCATAGTAAAAATATAATTTATCATGTTGATGCAACACAAAGCATAGGAAAATATCCATTTAATTTAAAAAATATGCATATTGATTTATTATCATTTTCCGCACATAAATTTTATGGACCAAAAGGTATAGGAGTTTTATATATTAATAAAAAAAAACCTAATATTTTTTTAGAAACTTTTATTCATGGAGGAGGACAAGAACAAAATATAAGATCAGGTACTTTAGCTGTTCATCAAATTATTGGAATGTCAGAAGCATTACTTATTTCTGTTAATGAAATGGATAAAGATAGATTAAAAATTCAAAAATTAAAAAATTATTTATGGAACAATATAAAAAATATTAAAGGAATATATTATAATGGAGATTATAATGGTTCACCTTATATAATTAATATAGGTATTAAAAATATACTTAATAAATTACTTGTAATAGAAATGAAAAATATTGCTATTTCTTTTTCATCAGCATGTACATCTTATTATTCACAATCTTCATACGTACTAAAATCAATAGGATTAACAGAAAAATTAATTCAAAATTCAATACGTATTTCTTTAGGTAGATTCACTACTAAAAGAGAAATTAATTATACTATTTATAAAATACATAAATCAATAAATAAAATAATAAATTGCAAAGATAATTTTTTTATCAATTAATATTTTATTTTTCAATTAAATAAAAATTTATATTTATAATATTTATCTATAATTCATATTATATGAACAGAGATAGTATTTGTTGTTCCACTAGGTACTAAGGCTCCAGAAACCATAACAATAACATCTCCTATTACAGCATATTTACTAGACAAAGCAACTTTTTTACCTATATGATAAAAATCATCTGTAGATGAAATTTTTTTTACTAATTTAGGTATTATACCTTTACTTAATATTAATTGTTTAGAAGTTTTAATATTATTTGTTAAAGCTAAAATCATAGCTTTAGGAAAATATTTCCTTACTGATTTTGCAGATTTACCTAATTCTGTAGCTACAATAATTAAAGGTGTTTTTAATTTTTCTGAAATTTCTACTGCACTACGACATATTGCATCAGTAATACTCATATCTTTACTTTTTTCATAAAAATTTATTCTATGATTCATAGTTATATCTGTTCTTTCACAAATGTTAGACATAATAGCAACAGATTCTAAAGGATATTTACCTTTAGCACTTTCTCCTGATAACATAACAGCATCAGTACCATCTAAAATTGCATTAGCTACATCTCCAGCTTCAGCTCTTGTAGGACGAGGATTTTTAATCATAGAATCTAACATTTGAGTAGCTGTTATTACTACTTTACCAAAAAAATTACATTTTTTAATCATCATTTTTTGAGCAAAAATTACATCTTCTACAGGTATTTCAACTCCTAAATCTCCTCTAGCAACCATAATACCATCAGAAACTTTTAAAATTTCATCAAAGTTATTTAAACCTTCTTGATTTTCAATTTTAGCTATAACTTGAATATTTTCTCCTTGATTTTTTTTTAAATAATTTTTAATTTCTAATATATCTTCTTTTTTTCTTATAAATGAAGCAGCAATATAATCTACTTTATTTTGACATGCAAATATTAAATCATCTTTATCTTTTTTTGATAAAGAAGGTAATTTAGTAGATATACCAGGTAAATTAATACCTTTATTTTCTGATAATTTACCATTATTTAATACTTCACATATAATATTATTATTACTAATTTTTAATACTTTCATTTCTATAAGACCATCATCTACAAGTATTTTATTTCCTATATTGAGATCAAAAATTAAATTAGGATATGTTATAGCAACACAATTATTATCACCAATAACAGATTGATCTGTAGTTAAAATAAATTTTTGTCCTGATTTTAAATATACATCCATACCTTTTTTAAGTTTTGTAGTACGTATTTCAGGACCTTTAGTATCTAATAATATTGCTACTTTTTGTCCTGTTATATTAATAATTTTTCTTAAATTTATAATACGTTTTTTATGATCTATATGATTACCATGAGAAAAATTTAATCTCATAACATTCATACCTAAATTTAATAATTTAGATAATATTTCTTTAGATTCAGAACTAGGTCCAATAGTACATATTATTTTTGTTTTTTTCATATATTTTATATATTCCTATATTTTATAGTATTATAAATATTTTTATAATATTCTAAAATTAATAAGATTAAATAATTAATTATTTATCAATTAATCGTATTAATTTTTTTTTTATAGTATTTATAATAATTTCTATTCCTTGTAATCTAGATAAAGAAAGGTATTTATCCAAAGATAATTTTTTAAAAAATAATTGAATATCAAATAAAAAAATTTTATTATAAGTTTTATTTTTATAAAATATAAAAATAATAGCTAATAAACCTTGTACTATAGAAGAATCACTATATCCTTTAAATAATACATGACGATTAGAATCAATTTTTAAAGTAATCCAAACTTGACTTTGACAACCGTGAATTAAATTTTTTAAAGAATGATATTTTTTTGATAAAATAGGAATTTTTTTTCCTAATTCAATTATATATAAATATCTTTCTTCCCAATTATTACAACGTTTAAAATTAGCTTCTAATATATTTTTATTAGGTAAAATATTTTTAAACATAATTATTTATTTAATAAGTTATTAATATAAATTAATTTATTAATAAAAATATCTATTTCGTCAAAATTATTATATATAGAAAAAGATATTCTACACATAGATTTAACATTATAATATTTCATTAAAGGAATAGCACAATGATGTCCAGTACGTATTGCAATTCCATATTCATCAAGAAAACATCCTATGTCATAAGGATGACAATTTTTTAAATTAAAAGAAATAATACCTACTCTATTTTTTAAAGTATTACTACCAAATATTCTAATATTTGGTATATTAGAAATTTTTTTTAAAGCATATAATACTAAATTTTTATTATGATTTATAATATCCTCCATTTTAAAAGATGAAAACCATGATAACGCAGCACCTAATCCTATAATACCAGCAATATTAGGAGATCCTGCTTCAAACTTCCATGGTATCTTTTCCCAGACAGGAAAATTATCACAATCAATATTACTTATCATTCCTCCACCACCTTCCCAAGGTGGTATTAATTCTAATATATCTTTTTTTCCATAAAGAATACCAATTCCTGTAGGTCCAAAGATTTTATGTCCGGAAAAAACAAAAAAATCACATCCAATACTTTGCACATTAATAATTCTATTTGTTACTGCCTGAGCTCCATCTATTACAGTTATAATATTTTTACTTTTAGCTAATTTTACTATTTTACTTATAGGATTAATAGTTCCCAATACATTAGAAATATAAGTAATAGATATTAGTTTAGTTCTTTTATCTATTAAATCATAAATTTTTTTATAATTTAATTCTCCATTTTTAGTTAATGGTATAATATTTATATTAAATCCTATCTTTTTTGATATAATTTTCCATGGAATAATATTGGAATGATGTTCCATTTCTGATATAATGATATTATCTCCTGAAAAAATATTATTTATTCCCCAAGTATTTGCAATGAAATTGATTCCTTCTGTAGTACTTTTAGTAAAAATTATTTCTTCTGTTTTTTTTGCATTAATAAAAGTAGCTACTTGATTACGTATTTTTTCCATAATATTAGTTGCTTTATTACTTAATGCATGTGTTCCTCTATGTACTGATGAATAATTTTTTTTGTAAAAATTATTTAATGTAGAAATAACTGATATTGGTTTATGTACAGTAGCAGCATTATCAAAATAAATAAAATTATGTTTATTTATTTTACGAGATAAAATAGGAAATTGTTCTCTGATTTTTATTAAATTAAAATTCATTAAAAATATTCTCTTTAGAGAAATAGTTTGATATATATTTATGTATTTCTTTTTTAAAATAATCATCACAAATATCTTTAATTAAGTCAATTACAAATGCAAAAAGAAGTATATTATAAGATTTTTTTAAATTTATACCTCTTGTTCTTAAAAAAAATAACTGATTATCATCTATTTTACCAGAAAATACACCATGTTTACATTTAACATCATCATTATAAATATCTAATTCTGGCTTAACATTTATTTCTGAAAATTTATTAAGTAATAATCCACTATAATTCATTTGACCATCTGTTTTTATAGCTTGAGAATTAATTTTTAATAATCCTTTAAAATTTATAATAGAATTATCAGAAACTATTGCTTTATGTAGTTGATTACTATAACAATATTTTTTATTATGTTCCAAATAACTTTTAATATAAGAAAAACTATTTCCTTTAGATAAAGATAAACTTTTATATTCTAATTTAGAATTATTTCCATTAAAATAGAAACTATTATTTTGATATATAATTTTATTAGATATTAAAAAATCATATTTTGTAATATAATTATTATTATTTAAATAATATTCATTATTAGTAAAATAATAATTTTTTTTATTACCGGTAACTAATTTATAATGAGTTAAATTAACATTATCATTTAAAATTAAAGTTGTATAAATATTACTGAAATAAGACTCATTAATATTAATATAATGTTCAAATATTGTAATAGACTGTATTTTTTGAATATTTATATAATTTCTATAATTTGACATATAAAAAAAATTTTTACTATTATTTCCTATATTTATATATATTAAATAAAGAGGTTTTATAATATTAATATTTTCTAAATTTATATCAATAAAAATAATTTCTTTAGATAAAGATTCTGATAAATGAGTAAAGAAATTATGTTTAATAAAAGTATCATGATAATTTAAATTATTAAATTTATTAATAGTTATTTTATAATAAATATTATTTATATCACTTATATTTTGATTTAATTTACCATTTATAAAATATAAAAAAACTGCATCAATTTTAAATATAATATTAACTAAATCTTTTTTTGAAAATTTTTTTGTCAAAGCAATTTTTAATAAGTTATTATTTATAATATTTAAATATATATTTTTTTTTATATATTTTTGATTATGTAATAAATTTTTTAAACTTAACCAATGACTTTCAGATTTATCTGAAAAATGTTTTTTTTTATGTAATTTATATATATAACTTAATTGTTTCAATAAATTATTATTCATTAAGCCAACCATAACCTTGATCCTCTAATTGTTTAACTAGCATAAAATCACTAGATTTAACAATTTTATTATTATAAATAATATGTACATAATCTGGTTTAATATAATCTAAAATACGACGATAATGAGTAATAATAATAAAAGATCTATTTTTAGATCTCATAGAATTTATAATTTTTGAAACTTTTTTTAATGCATCAATATCTAATCCTGAATCAATTTCATCTAAAATACATAATTTTGGTTTTAGAATTAACATTTGTAATATATCATTAATTTTTTTTTCACCTCCAGAAAAACCAACATTTACAAAACGATTAAGAAAGCTTTTTTTTATGTTTAATAATTTTATTTTTTTTTGAATTAAATCTTGAAAATCAAATTTATCTAATAAAGATAAACCATTATATTTTCTTATTTCATTTAATGATGTATATAAAAATAAATTATTAGTAACACCTGGTATTTCAGGAGAATATTGGAAAGATGCAAAAATTCCTTCTCTTGCTCTTATTTCAGGATTCATATCTAATAAATTTTTTTTTCTAAAAAAAATTTCTCCTTTAGAGATAATATATTCTTTCTTTCCTACTAAAACACATAATAAAGTACTTTTACCTGATCCATTAGGTCCCATTATAGCATGAATTTCTCCAGAATTAATTGTTAAATTAAATTCATCTAATATTACTTTATTATTTATATGTACATGGAGATTTTTTATTTTTAACATAGTTTTATGTAAATAATATATGGTTAAAAAATTTTACCCAATACTTTTTTCTAAATTAACTGATAATAACTTTTGTGCTTCTATAGCAAATTCTAAAGGAAATTTAATAAAAATATCTTTACAAAATCCATTAATAATTATAGAAATAGCATTATCCATACTAATACCTCTTTGCAAACAAAAAAATATTTGATCTTCTCCAATTTTAGAAGTTGTAGCTTCATGTTCAACTTGTGATGTGTTATTAGCAATATTTAAATTAGGATATGTATGAGTACTACAGTTTGAACCTATTAAAATAGAATCACATTGAGTAAAATTACGTGAATAATTTGATTTTTTATCAATTTTTACCAAACCTCTATAAGTATTTTTACTATATTCAGTAGAAATACTTTTAGATATAATTGTTGATTTTGTTTTTTTACCTATATGAATCATTTTTGTTCCAGTATCAGCTTGTTGATAACCATTTGTTAAAGAAATTGAAAAAAATTCACCAATAGAATAATCTCCTTTTAAAATAACACTAGGATATTTCCATGTAATAGCAGATCCTGTTTCTGATTGAGTCCATGACATTTTACTATAATTTCCTTTACATATTGCTCTTTTAGTAACAAAATTTAAAATACCTCCTGAATTTTTATTACCTGAAAACCAATTTTGAACAGTAGAATATTTTACTTTAGCATTTTTTAATAATATTACTTCTACAACAGCAGCATGTAATTGATAATTTTTTCTTATGGGAGCAGAACATCCTTCTATATAGTTTACACTACTATTTTCATCTGCAATTAAAATTGTACGTTCAAATTGTCCAATATTTTTTTCATTTATACGAAAATAAGTTGATAATTCTATAGGACAATTTACATTTTTAGGTATATATATAAATGTTCCATCAGAAGCTACAGCTGCATTTAAAGATGCAAAAAAATTATCATGAGCAGAAACAACTGAACCTAAATATTTTTTAACTAAGTTAGGATAGTTTTGAATAGCATCATTTAAAGAACAAAAAATAATTCCTTTTTTTAATAATTTATCTTTATGTGTTGTAATAACAGATACAGAATCAAAAATACCATCAACTGCTATATTTTTATTATTAATAGGAATTTTTAATTTATTAAAAGTATTTGATACAGCATTTGTAAAATATTTATTTTTATTTAAATTAGAATTTATGTTTAATTTATTATTTATATTAGATAATGGTGCAGAATAATAAATATAATTTTGATAATTTAATTTATCAAAATTTCCGTTTAACCAATGAGGTTCTTTATTATTTATCCAAAAATGATATCCTTCTAATCTAAAATCTAACATCCATTTAGGTTCATTACGTATTTTGGATATTTTTTTTATTATATTTTCATTTATTCCTGGAATTAATTGTTCATTTTTTAAATTTGTAGAAAAACCTTCTTTATAAAGAGATTTTTTTTCATTAAGAAACTTAATTTTTTTTTTTATGTAATTATTTTTCATAGTAAATTTTTTTAATTTTTAATATTAAAACTTTCTCCACAACCACAAGACTTAATAATTTTAGAATTATAATATTTAAAATATTCTTTAAAATTTTTTTGAATAAAATCTATTTTAGTTCCATCTATAAAAATAATATCTACTTTTTTTATATATATATAAATATTATTATTTTGAAAAATTAAATCATCTTTAAAAGGCTTTTTTATTGGTTCGATCTTGTATTTAAAACCAAAACAACCAGTTTTTTTTAAAATTAATCTAATACCATTAATTGTAGAATATTTTTTTATTATTTTATTAACTTGTAATAATGCATTATTAGTTAAAAAAATTCCATTCCAAATTTTCTTACAAGAAAAATGTATTAATTTTTTTTTAAACATAATGATTACCATCAAAAAATAATGAATTATAT contains:
- a CDS encoding iron-sulfur cluster assembly accessory protein; the encoded protein is MFKKKLIHFSCKKIWNGIFLTNNALLQVNKIIKKYSTINGIRLILKKTGCFGFKYKIEPIKKPFKDDLIFQNNNIYIYIKKVDIIFIDGTKIDFIQKNFKEYFKYYNSKIIKSCGCGESFNIKN